In the Mus pahari chromosome 19, PAHARI_EIJ_v1.1, whole genome shotgun sequence genome, one interval contains:
- the Znf865 gene encoding zinc finger protein 865 isoform X4 translates to MEANQAGSGAGGGGSSGIGGEDGVHFQSYPFDFLEFLNHQRFEPMELYGEHAKAVAALPCTPGPPPQPPPQPPPPQYDYPPQSSFKPKAEAPSSSSSSSSSSSSSSSSSSSSSQAKKMDPPLPPTFGAPPPPLFDAAFPAPQWGIVDLSGHQHLFGNLKRGGPTPGPGVASGLGTPTGTPGPLTTPSQTPPGPTVGPACDPTKDDKGYFRRLKYLMERRFPCGVCQKSFKQSSHLVQHMLVHSGERPYECGICGRTYNHVSSLIRHRRCHKDVPPTPTGGTPQPGPALPSLGLPVSTASATASSDPATVSSGPSATPATPATSTDGTTTPAAPPGVAMPPSATTGGDGPFACSLCWKVFKKPSHLHQHQIIHTGEKPFSCSVCSKSFNRRESLKRHVKTHSADLLRLPCGICGKVFRDASYLLKHQAAHAAAGTPRPVYPCDLCGKTYSAPQSLLRHKAAHAPPVATEPAKDGAASVPQPPPPFPPGPYLLPADPSTTDEKATAAAAAVVYGAVPVPLLSAHPLLLGGAGNGGAGGPGAGGPSKTFCCGICGRAFGRRETLKRHERIHTGEKPHQCPVCGKRFRESFHLSKHHVVHTRERPYKCELCGKVFGYPQSLTRHRQVHRLQLPCALAGATGLATGQGTTGACGPGAAGTSGGPADLSYACSDCGEHFPDLFHVMSHKEAHMSEKPYGCDACGKTFGFIENLMWHKLVHQAAPERLLAPTSSGPQSSDGGSSSGGTDASSVLDNGLAGEVE, encoded by the exons ATGGAGGCAAACCAGGCAGGCAGCGGTGCCGGGGGTGGCGGGAGCAGCGGCATCGGGGGCGAGGACGGGGTCCACTTCCAGAGTTACCCATTTGACTTCCTGGAATTCCTCAACCACCAGCGCTTTGAGCCCATGGAGCTATACGGGGAACACGCCAAGGCAGTGGCAGCCCTGCCCTGTACCCCGGGGCCCccgccccagcccccaccccagcctcctccACCCCAATATGACTACCCACCCCAGTCCAGTTTCAAACCCAAGGCGGAGGCTCCTtcctcatcttcatcatcatcttcatcctcatcttcctcatcttcgtcttcctcatcctcttcccaAGCCAAGAAGATGGATCCGCCTTTGCCACCCACCTTCGGGGCGCCTCCCCCTCCACTCTTTGATGCTGCCTTCCCTGCTCCGCAATGGGGAATAGTCGACCTCTCTGGACACCAGCACCTGTTCGGGAACCTGAAACGTGGTGGGCCCACACCTGGGCCTGGAGTAGCATCAGGACTGGGCACTCCCACTGGGACCCCAGGGCCACTTACCACACCCTCACAGACCCCGCCTGGGCCCACAGTTGGGCCAGCCTGCGACCCAACCAAGGACGACAAGGGCTATTTCCGAAGGCTGAAGTACCTGATGGAGCGGCGCTTCCCGTGTGGTGTTTGCCAGAAGTCCTTCAAACAGTCCTCACATCTGGTCCAGCACATGTTAGTGCACTCCGGGGAACGACCATACGAATGCGGCATCTGTGGCCGCACCTACAACCATGTCTCTAGTCTCATTCGCCACCGACGCTGCCACAAGGATGTGCCACCAACACCAACTGGGGGTACGCCACAGCCTGGGCCCGCACTTCCTTCACTGGGCCTCCCGGTATCCACAGCCAGTGCCACAGCCAGCTCTGACCCCGCCACAGTGTCCTCTGGCCCCTCAGCCACCCCTGCAACGCCTGCCACCTCCACTGATGGGACCACTACCCCTGCTGCCCCACCGGGGGTGGCCATGCCTCCCTCGGCCACTACTGGCGGTGATGGCCCATTTGCCTGCTCCCTCTGCTGGAAGGTCTTCAAGAAGCCTAGCCACCTCCACCAGCACCAGATCATCCACACGGGTGAGAAACCCTTCTCCTGCTCCGTGTGCAGCAAAAGCTTCAACCGGAGGGAGAGCCTCAAGCGTCACGTGAAAACGCACTCAGCCGACCTGCTGCGCCTGCCCTGTGGCATCTGTGGCAAGGTCTTCCGCGATGCCTCCTACCTCCTCAAGCACCAGGCAGCCCACGCAGCGGCCGGGACCCCGCGGCCTGTGTACCCCTGCGACCTGTGCGGGAAAACATACTCTGCGCCTCAGAGCCTGCTGCGACACAAGGCTGCCCACGCACCACCCGTGGCCACCGAGCCGGCCAAGGACGGGGCTGCCTCTGTCCCACAGCCACCACCTCCCTTCCCTCCAGGCCCTTACCTCCTGCCCGCGGACCCATCCACTACCGACGAGAAAGCCACGGCGGCCGCAGCGGCTGTGGTGTATGGTGCGGTGCCTGTCCCACTTCTCAGCGCGCATCCGCTGCTGCTTGGCGGTGCGGGGAATGGTGGTGCTGGAGGCCCGGGTGCGGGCGGCCCCAGCAAGACGTTCTGCTGTGGCATCTGTGGGCGCGCATTTGGGCGCCGCGAGACCCTGAAGCGCCACGAGCGCATCCACACCGGCGAGAAGCCCCACCAATGTCCGGTGTGCGGGAAGCGTTTCCGAGAGTCCTTCCATCTGAGCAAGCACCACGTGGTGCACACCCGAGAGCGGCCCTACAAGTGCGAGCTGTGTGGCAAGGTCTTCGGCTACCCGCAGAGCCTCACACGCCACCGCCAGGTGCATCGGCTCCAATTGCCCTGCGCCCTGGCCGGAGCCACAGGCCTCGCCACCGGCCAGGGGACCACTGGGGCCTGTGGACCGGGAGCTGCAGGCACTTCAGGTGGGCCGGCCGACCTGAGCTACGCCTGCTCAGACTGCGGGGAGCACTTCCCGGATCTCTTCCACGTCATGAGTCACAAGGAAGCTCACATGTCAGAGAAGCCGTATGGCTGTGACGCCTGCGGCAAGACGTTCGGTTTCATCGAGAACCTCATGTGGCACAAGCTGGTTCACCAGGCTGCCCCGGAGCGCCTTCTAGCGCCAACATCCAGTGGCCCCCAGTCTTCTGatggcggcagcagcagcggcggcacCGATGCATCCAGCGTGCTGGACAACGGACTGGCCGGAGAG GTTGAGTGA